TTGGCTGTCGATACGTCGTTTTTTCTCTATGCCGTTGGCCAGCTCGTTGTGTGGGTGCCCAACGATTCGCCGCTGAAGCTAGAGCGTTGGGAGGAGCTGGCAGGACCTAACGTGCGGCGGTTAGCCATTGCCAATCCGCAGCATGCGCCCTATGGTCGAGCAGCTATTGCTGCATTGCAGACGCTAGGACTCTACGAGCGGGTACGTGACCGCTTTGTGTTTGGCGAAAACGTTGCGCAGACAGCCCAGTTTGTTGCCAGTGGAGCGGCTGAGGCCGGCATTATTGCCTTGTCCTTAGCTTTAGCTCCAGAGATGCAAGCGCGCGGGCGCTATCGGCTGTTGCCGCATGAACACTATCCCCCAATTGCCCAAGGGGCTGTGATTCTCCTTCCGGCTGCGCAGCGGCCAGAAGCTTGGGCTTTCTGGCGTTTTGTGCAGACGGTAGAAGGACGTCAGGTGCTTGCTTCGTTTGGTTTTTTAAGTCCGGATGCAGTAGGCCTATGGACTGGATGGCCGCAGGGGTGACGCTACGGCTGGCCGCGTGGACAACGGGGGTGCTCCTGGTTATTGGACTTCCGCTAGCCTATTGGTTAGCGACAACGCGTTTTCCCGGGCGTGGCGTCATTGAAGCCTTGGTGACGCTTCCATTGGTACTCCCCCCTACCGTGGTTGGTTTTTATTTGCTGGTGGCCACGGGGCCTGAAGGGCTTTTAGGGCGCTTTTTGTCGCTTATGGGTGTAGATCGGCTGGCGTTTACGTTTCCCGGTATTGTGCTGGGTTCTGTGGTGTTCAACTTACCCTTTGCCGTGCGTCCGTTTACAGCAGCCTTTGAGAGCGTTGATCGCCGGCTGGTTGAAGCTGCCTGGTGTCTGGGCGTTCCGCGCTGGCGCACCTTTTGGAAGGTCGTATTGCCCCTTTCCTGGCCAGGGATTCTGACGGGGATTGTGCTCAGCTTTGCCCATAGCTTAGGGGAGTTTGGCGTGGTACTTATGGTTGGCGGCAACATCCCAGGGGTAACGCGCACGCTCTCGATTGCCATTTACGACGAAGTGCAGGCGCTCAATTATGCTGCTGCCGATCGGATGGCCTTGGCGCTTGTGGGTTTTGCGTTAGCTGTGCTTAGCCTAACCTACCTGCTGCAGCGTAAGGTGGTGCGCCGATGACGCGGCTAGAAGTAGACATTGTTCGGCGATACCGCACAGGGTTCGCTGTCGCTGCGGCCTGGTCGCAGCCAGTAGACCGGTTTTCTGTGACTGTACTGTTTGGTGCTTCAGGGAGCGGAAAAACGACGTTGCTGCGTTGTCTGGCTGGACTAGAGCGTCCAGATGCCGGCTATATCCGACTGGGTGGAGAAACCTGGTATGATGCTGCAACGGGCTATCACCTGCCCCCACAGCGTCGGGGCATAGGGTTTGTGTTTCAGGATTACGCGCTGTTTCCGCATCAGACCGTTGCCCAAAATATTGCTTTTGGGTTAGGTCATCTGTCCAAAGCGGAGCGACAGCGGCGTGTGGAAGAGCTCTTGGCTTTGCTTGAGCTGGAAGGTCTGGCCGATCGCTATCCGGCGCAGCTTTCCGGAGGACAACAACAACGGGTGGCCTTGGCCCGGGCTTTGGCCCCACGTCCACGTCTGTTGTTGCTTGACGAGCCCCTTTCAGCGCTCGATGGTCCTACGCGCGAAGTGCTTCGGCGCAAGCTGCGTCGTTGGCTAGCAACTCTGGGCATCCCCGCAGTGCTAGTTACGCATGACTGGCTAGAGGCCAGTACGTTAGGGGAGCAGGTCATTGTGCTCGAGGCCGGTCACGTGTTGCAGCAAGGGCCGATCGAGGAGGTCTTTTCACGACCAGCAACTACGCAGGTAGCCAATATTGTGGGGATAGAGACCGTAGTGCCTGGTGAGGTGCTGCATGTGGCCGGTGGCCTGGCGCAGGTTGCCGTGGGATCGGCAAAGCTGATGGCTCTAGCGCCTGAAGCGGTGAACAGTCGGGTGTACGTGTGCATTCGGGCAGAAGAAGTTACGCTGCTGGCGGCGCCGCCAGAGGCTACGAGTGCCCGTAATCGTTTACAGGGACATGTGGTAGCTATAGAGTCCGAGGGGGCGCTGGTGCGCGTAGCGCTTGACGTGGGCTTTCCGCTGGTAGCGCTCGTTACTCCCCATGCTCGTGAGGAGCTTCGCCTGGAGGTTGGATGTACAGTCTGGGCTGTGGTTAAAGCCACGGCTGTCCACCTTGTGCCGCGCTAAAACGATTGTTCGCCAGCTTTGGCGGCTGGTGGCAATACCGCCCGAATCGTGCCTTCCAGATCGATTCTGTCGCGGATAGCCATCAGCAGCAATTTAGGTCGGCGGACGCCAAACTGGGAGAGCATGATCGAAAACCGCCCGGTAGCTTCGAAGCGATGGTTATTGATCCGTACAGCTACCGGAATGGCCACCGCTTGCGTCTGCCCATGAAACGTTAGACGACCGTTCACAACCCAAGCGCCTTCATAGCCCGTGGCGGTTTGCTCCCAACGCTCTACAGCGATAGCAGACGATTCAAAGATTACTTCCGGGAAGCGATCGGCCTCAACGACCTCAAGCATGTTTGAGTCGCGATTGCTATTGCCGCTGCTAAAACTGGCCACCGGTACGTGAAGGCGGACCGTAGAGCGGGCTGGATTGGCTAGATCGAGGTGCAGCTTTCCCTGAACGGATCGGCTGACGCCGGTCCATCCATGGAGCGGATGGTGTCCGTAGTACTGCAGGAGACTTTGCGTACTGTCGACAGGCAGCGTGACAGGCTGAGCAAGCACGCCGGCGCTTCCTAGGAGTACCCATAGGGCCCATAAACACCAAAGACGTCGCATAACCGTTTCCCTTTCGTTTTTAGTAGGGTAGTGTGATGACCAGAAAGGCTGCAGTATAGGCGCCGAGCGTTAGGCGCCCCACCCAACGGTGGGTGTTAAGGCGGCGATCGTAGCTTTCGGCAGAAGGGGCTGCGCGCACGTGACGTCCTAGCCAGGGCTGCAGGGCCATCCCGCTAAAGTGGATCAGCGCAAGCCAGCGGTGCAGTTTAATGGAGCTAAAACCCGGATCGTAGCGCCGGGCAGGGGGGGCGCCAAGTGAAAGGCTGGCCGTGCCCATGTAGAGGCCAAACGTCACATAGCCCAGCGTGCGATGCACAGGCTGCAGGTCCTGGTAGTAGCGTGGGCGGTTGCTGGCCAAAACTTCACCCAGGATCACCTGTGTGGTCAGTGCAGCAAACGTCACCAGCGCCATGCGCTGATGCCACTGAAGCATGGTTTGGCGGATTTCTAGCTCGCGGCGGCGGCTAGCTGGGGCCAGACCGATCAGGCGAAACAGCCCGTGCCGTCCCCAAAGAAGGCGGGTATTCCAGGGCATGCCTTGGGGTAAGCTATCCAAAGGGCTCGTAGCCACCGACAAGCTGGTCGTCCGCAAGCCCACCCGATTGGTGGAAAGCAGGAGTCTTTGCCCAGAGCCAAGCTGTTCGTATTGGACCTGCTGTGCTAGGACGGTCATAGGAAGCAGGCAGAGCAGGCCCAGCAATATCATGCCGCTGCGGCTAGCTTTTGGTAATGCGTACCCTGTTTCCATCCCGTTCGACCGTATACGCTGTGAGCGCTCGTGTTGCTGGTCCCTGAAGCACTTGACCATCGGTGCCAAACTGTGACCCGTGGCAGAAGCAGACGAAGCGGTTGTTCTGGAACGAGCTAATTTCACAGCCCTGGTGGGTGCAGATGCTGCTAAAGGCCCGGATGGTGCCCTCCACGTTGACGACCAGCATATCGGCCGCGTCGATATGCAAGAAGCCGCCAGGATTGGCCACCTTTCGGGCTTCGCTTCCGGTCAGATCCAAAAAAACCGTGTTTCCTTCAATGGTAATACCGCTGCCTGGAGGGGGAGGGGTATCGTTGTCGTCCTCCATGCTACTGTAGCTGTCGCATCCGCTCAGAGACAAAAAGAGGGAAACAAAGGGGAGCGTGCTCCCGGCGGTTTGCAAAAAAACGCGGCGTGAGGTCGGTTTGCTCATGGCGCGTGGCTTGGGTTGCGGTTTCAATAAAAAGCACCTAAGGGGCTGTCTATGCCTACTGCGTGGTCACTTAATGGGAAAGTTGTACGGTTAGCAGCCATTGCCGACCGGGAAGCCGTCGATTAAGCACAACCGGTTCGAACGTGCTGATCCAGGCCAGACTCCGGTCGTAAACGTCACGGCGGTTGAGCACATTATGTACCATCCATTGGACCTGGAGCTGGGTGGATCCGATCCGGAAGTGCCAGGAAAGCCCAACATCCAGTCGGTGTTTAGCAGGCAGGGTGTGGGTTTGGGGGGCGTCTAGGTGGTATGGCCCTACAACGGCAGGCCCTGCATAGCGCAGGTAGTCGTAGTAGAGCCGACGGAAGGCCCATCGTTGGCCCCAGCGGGATTCCCATCGGATCAGGCAAGCCAAATTGGCCGATAGGTTTTGCATCAGTTCCGCATGCACCCGGTAGGGTTCATTCCAAGGCGTAGGAAGCAGCCGAAGCTGGCCGCTGCGCTCGGGGTAGGCTCGTTGCGTGCGGTCGTAGCTGTAGAGGAAGCGCAGTCGCTGGGTTGGGTTTTGGTATTGCAAACGCAGGGTAAAGCCAGTTGCTTGCCCGTAGGTATGGCGGAGAAATGCGTTTTGGGCCAAGGGTGTTGCTTGGGGTGCAGGGTAAGTGGCCGGAAGACGGGCCAGCAGGCCAGGATAATCTACCTGCAACAAGTGAGGCTGGCGTTTGTGGTACAAGATAAACTCCAGTTGCCAGCGATCGTGCTGGGCTACAAGCGCATCTAGCGTAAGATGGTAGCTCCAAGGAGGGGTTACGGTGGCGTCAGGTGGAAGCCAAAAGAGGATGGAAGGGATAATAGTAGTAGCGCCAATGCTGGTCAATTCAAAATGGTTTACAAACTGGCGGTAAATGCCGCCGGCTACGCGGAAGGCCAGCTCCAGCGGTCCAAGCAGCACGTCTTGCCGCAGGGCGAGGCGGGGCTCGGCGTAGATCTTCCGATGTCTAGCCAGGTAGGTTAGGCGCACGCCTGGTTCGATAACGAGCTGCAACGAGGGCGTCCAGGTGGCGGCAACAAAAGCGGCGGGATGCCAAGTCGTGATTTGGTGCGTGAAAGGAGCTATCAGTACGTTGCCCAGCAGAAAAGCGGCGTGCACTGTTTCTATTGACAACCCGATTGCGCTTTGCCAGTGGGGTGAGAAGCTGTAGTGCGCGGTGCTTTCCAGAGCGAGTTCTCGGATGGTGTTGCGTTCGGTCGCAGCTGGGGTCTGGCGCAGCTCACGTTGCAGCTGGGTTTCCAGAGCTCTCCAGGCTTCGGGGTTTTGGCGTGGTGCCGTGCCTTCGCGGGCGCGGTAATAGTATGTAGACGTATGCCAGCTGCCGCGCAGCTGCAGGCTCCAAAGCATGCGGGCACTGAGTAGGCGGTCGTAACGGAAGCGTGCG
This Rhodothermus bifroesti DNA region includes the following protein-coding sequences:
- the modA gene encoding molybdate ABC transporter substrate-binding protein, giving the protein MRLRQYLRGLLVVLAGGLWVSACQKPPVSDPRPRELHVAAAADLRYAFEVMRVQFEAVHPGVQLKLSYGSSGQFFAQIRNGAPFDLYFSADVDYPQRLIAEGLAVDTSFFLYAVGQLVVWVPNDSPLKLERWEELAGPNVRRLAIANPQHAPYGRAAIAALQTLGLYERVRDRFVFGENVAQTAQFVASGAAEAGIIALSLALAPEMQARGRYRLLPHEHYPPIAQGAVILLPAAQRPEAWAFWRFVQTVEGRQVLASFGFLSPDAVGLWTGWPQG
- a CDS encoding ubiquinol-cytochrome c reductase iron-sulfur subunit, translated to MSKPTSRRVFLQTAGSTLPFVSLFLSLSGCDSYSSMEDDNDTPPPPGSGITIEGNTVFLDLTGSEARKVANPGGFLHIDAADMLVVNVEGTIRAFSSICTHQGCEISSFQNNRFVCFCHGSQFGTDGQVLQGPATRALTAYTVERDGNRVRITKS
- the modC gene encoding molybdenum ABC transporter ATP-binding protein; this translates as MTRLEVDIVRRYRTGFAVAAAWSQPVDRFSVTVLFGASGSGKTTLLRCLAGLERPDAGYIRLGGETWYDAATGYHLPPQRRGIGFVFQDYALFPHQTVAQNIAFGLGHLSKAERQRRVEELLALLELEGLADRYPAQLSGGQQQRVALARALAPRPRLLLLDEPLSALDGPTREVLRRKLRRWLATLGIPAVLVTHDWLEASTLGEQVIVLEAGHVLQQGPIEEVFSRPATTQVANIVGIETVVPGEVLHVAGGLAQVAVGSAKLMALAPEAVNSRVYVCIRAEEVTLLAAPPEATSARNRLQGHVVAIESEGALVRVALDVGFPLVALVTPHAREELRLEVGCTVWAVVKATAVHLVPR
- a CDS encoding YceI family protein; protein product: MRRLWCLWALWVLLGSAGVLAQPVTLPVDSTQSLLQYYGHHPLHGWTGVSRSVQGKLHLDLANPARSTVRLHVPVASFSSGNSNRDSNMLEVVEADRFPEVIFESSAIAVERWEQTATGYEGAWVVNGRLTFHGQTQAVAIPVAVRINNHRFEATGRFSIMLSQFGVRRPKLLLMAIRDRIDLEGTIRAVLPPAAKAGEQSF
- the modB gene encoding molybdate ABC transporter permease subunit yields the protein MDWMAAGVTLRLAAWTTGVLLVIGLPLAYWLATTRFPGRGVIEALVTLPLVLPPTVVGFYLLVATGPEGLLGRFLSLMGVDRLAFTFPGIVLGSVVFNLPFAVRPFTAAFESVDRRLVEAAWCLGVPRWRTFWKVVLPLSWPGILTGIVLSFAHSLGEFGVVLMVGGNIPGVTRTLSIAIYDEVQALNYAAADRMALALVGFALAVLSLTYLLQRKVVRR